A section of the Thermomicrobiales bacterium genome encodes:
- the rpmD gene encoding 50S ribosomal protein L30 — translation MRLHYKKSSIGYPKDQRDTIRALGFTKLNQTVERPDTPSVRGMVNKVRHLVLIEGEGVINGSDIHRNTQ, via the coding sequence ATGCGGCTTCACTACAAGAAGAGCTCGATTGGCTATCCGAAGGATCAGCGCGATACGATTCGAGCGTTGGGCTTCACCAAGCTGAACCAGACTGTCGAGCGACCAGACACACCGTCGGTGCGCGGAATGGTCAACAAGGTTCGGCACCTCGTTCTCATTGAGGGCGAAGGCGTGATTAACGGTTCCGACATTCACCGGAATACGCAATAA